In Kiritimatiellia bacterium, one genomic interval encodes:
- the cas9 gene encoding type II CRISPR RNA-guided endonuclease Cas9 (Cas9, originally named Csn1, is the large, multifunctional signature protein of type II CRISPR/Cas systems. It is well known even to general audiences because its RNA-guided endonuclease activity has made it a popular tool for custom editing of eukaryotic genomes.), whose translation MNKPLEHRILGLDIGARSVGWAIIDQTADGDQLVAAGARVFPLGVDENDQYRSRNVKRREARLRRRLLARRRMRLHAVRTLLQRNGFLPENPPDPSDASWQAVLGLNPYDCRAKALRSRLDPYEFGRAIFHIAHRRGFKSNRRESSEDEERGVVKAEIRRLDEDMRRAGAETLGEYLASLNPHEQRLRGRYTSRDWYRHEFDLIIERQQNLGLHLPETFVHALRRAIFFQRKVWWDPASIGRCPFEPRRLRIRASHPLYQRFRLLQAANHLAVRSFGGVSQKLTEEQRKTVIELLERNEKVSFAELRKALSLKRGFTFNLEEGGEKEIKGNVTACRIRSAIGAKWDEAPEPIRAAIYEAVASIEDEDLLKDLALKKPWGLTPDEAEKLSEITLEDDHGALSSKAIRRLLPHLEHGLSYAEAVQRVYPNQGTEPQVDRLPPVEDLRNPTAQRAMTEMRRVVNAILQKYGLPGKIRLELARDLKKPKAARVEMWEAMRKRAAEREKAREQIINKAGISNPSPADIEKALLFEECGGICPYTGNGISFRDLFGPHPLVEVEHIIPWSRSLDNSFANKTLCRRDANREKRDKTPFEAFSGDKERYEAILSRVKKFKSPYAMEKLRRFQCENPEGPETGLLVWTGADLHATSLAARRAAEYLGRLYPPEERKSRIQVSAGRTTAQLRSAWNLNRILGIADEKNREDHRHHAIDAIVVALTTPALTRELTLAASRAQRPGTYTGMALPPALYQQIEHHIRTMLVSHRVDRRVQGSLHNESHYGIIRKNGKTLVVIRKALTDLSEDDIDKIVDDRIRELVRAAAAGGNPRKVFADPARRPVLPTKSGRAIPIRRVRIESGKIAADNLIRLEPARNVAGGGNHHAEIFETRDKRGQPSWRVVVVSRFEAMRRKRFGEPIIRRVDESGNPLVCSLCIGDTVLMRHDGAEKFYVVQRLSERDYNFREVSDGRPATKIHDPIRIRSADKLRQFGLTKLSVDPLGEYRRAHD comes from the coding sequence ATGAACAAACCGCTCGAACATCGAATCTTGGGTCTGGATATCGGGGCGCGCTCGGTGGGCTGGGCGATCATCGATCAGACGGCAGACGGGGACCAGCTCGTCGCCGCAGGCGCACGAGTGTTCCCGCTGGGAGTGGATGAAAACGATCAATATCGTTCACGAAACGTCAAGCGGCGAGAAGCGCGCTTGCGGCGGCGACTTCTGGCCCGCCGCCGGATGCGGCTGCACGCTGTCCGAACCCTGCTGCAACGAAATGGATTTCTGCCGGAAAACCCGCCGGATCCCAGCGACGCTTCCTGGCAGGCCGTCCTGGGGTTGAATCCGTACGACTGCCGGGCCAAGGCGCTACGCAGCCGGCTTGACCCGTATGAATTCGGGCGGGCCATCTTTCACATCGCGCACCGCCGCGGCTTCAAATCCAATCGGCGGGAGAGTTCCGAAGACGAAGAACGCGGCGTCGTAAAGGCCGAAATCCGCAGGCTGGATGAGGATATGCGGCGGGCGGGCGCGGAAACCCTCGGAGAATACCTGGCCAGCCTGAATCCGCACGAGCAGCGGCTGCGCGGCCGCTACACCTCTCGGGATTGGTATCGGCATGAATTCGACCTTATCATCGAGCGGCAGCAGAACTTGGGGCTGCATTTGCCAGAGACCTTCGTCCACGCGCTGCGGCGCGCAATCTTCTTCCAGCGAAAAGTCTGGTGGGACCCTGCCTCCATCGGCCGCTGTCCGTTTGAGCCGCGGCGCTTGCGGATCCGCGCCTCTCACCCGCTATATCAGCGGTTCCGACTTCTGCAGGCGGCCAATCACCTGGCGGTCCGTTCCTTTGGCGGCGTCTCCCAGAAACTGACGGAAGAGCAGCGCAAAACAGTCATCGAGCTGCTCGAACGCAACGAAAAGGTGTCGTTCGCCGAATTGCGGAAGGCGCTGAGCTTGAAACGGGGATTCACCTTCAATCTGGAAGAGGGCGGGGAAAAGGAGATCAAAGGGAATGTGACCGCCTGCCGGATCCGTTCCGCCATCGGCGCCAAGTGGGACGAGGCGCCGGAACCCATCAGGGCCGCCATCTACGAGGCGGTCGCCAGCATTGAAGACGAGGACCTGCTCAAAGATCTGGCGCTAAAAAAGCCGTGGGGCCTCACGCCGGACGAAGCGGAGAAATTGAGCGAAATCACGCTCGAGGACGATCACGGCGCCCTCTCCAGCAAGGCCATCCGCCGGCTCTTGCCCCACCTGGAGCATGGCCTCTCCTATGCCGAGGCGGTCCAGCGGGTCTATCCGAACCAAGGGACGGAACCCCAGGTGGACCGGCTGCCGCCCGTCGAGGACCTGCGCAATCCCACCGCGCAGCGGGCCATGACCGAAATGCGCCGCGTCGTCAACGCGATCCTCCAAAAATACGGCCTGCCCGGAAAGATCCGGCTCGAACTGGCCCGAGACCTCAAAAAGCCGAAAGCGGCCCGCGTGGAAATGTGGGAGGCCATGCGCAAGCGCGCCGCCGAGCGGGAAAAAGCGCGGGAACAAATTATCAACAAGGCCGGCATCTCGAACCCGTCGCCCGCCGATATTGAAAAGGCCCTGTTGTTTGAGGAGTGCGGTGGCATCTGCCCATATACGGGAAACGGCATCTCATTCCGCGACCTGTTCGGACCCCACCCCCTCGTCGAGGTCGAGCACATCATCCCGTGGAGCCGGAGTCTCGACAATTCCTTCGCGAATAAAACGCTCTGTCGTCGCGACGCGAACAGGGAGAAGCGCGACAAAACGCCGTTTGAGGCGTTCAGCGGCGACAAAGAACGATATGAGGCGATCCTCTCCCGCGTGAAAAAATTCAAAAGCCCATACGCAATGGAAAAATTGCGCCGGTTCCAATGTGAAAATCCGGAAGGGCCCGAAACCGGACTGCTGGTATGGACAGGCGCCGATCTGCACGCCACGTCGCTGGCGGCTCGCCGGGCCGCGGAATATCTGGGCCGCCTCTACCCGCCCGAGGAGCGCAAATCCCGCATCCAGGTCAGCGCCGGTCGCACCACCGCGCAGCTCCGCAGCGCGTGGAATCTCAACCGAATCCTGGGCATTGCGGATGAAAAAAACCGAGAAGATCACCGGCACCACGCGATCGACGCGATCGTGGTGGCCCTGACAACCCCTGCGCTCACAAGAGAATTGACCCTCGCCGCCTCTCGCGCGCAGCGGCCGGGGACATACACGGGGATGGCTCTACCCCCAGCCCTATACCAGCAGATTGAGCACCATATTCGAACCATGCTGGTCTCCCACCGCGTGGATCGCCGTGTCCAAGGTTCGCTGCACAACGAGTCGCACTACGGCATCATCCGTAAAAACGGCAAGACCCTGGTGGTGATCCGAAAAGCCCTGACCGACCTGTCCGAAGATGACATCGACAAGATCGTGGACGACCGGATTCGCGAGCTCGTGCGCGCGGCCGCGGCGGGCGGCAACCCCAGAAAAGTCTTTGCCGACCCGGCCCGGCGCCCCGTCCTGCCGACCAAATCCGGCAGGGCCATCCCCATCCGCCGGGTTCGGATCGAGTCGGGAAAGATTGCCGCCGACAACCTCATTCGCTTAGAGCCCGCTCGAAATGTCGCCGGCGGCGGAAACCATCACGCCGAGATTTTCGAAACGCGCGACAAACGGGGCCAACCCTCCTGGCGCGTCGTCGTCGTGTCCCGGTTCGAGGCCATGCGGCGCAAGCGCTTCGGCGAACCGATCATTCGTCGCGTCGATGAGTCCGGCAACCCGCTCGTCTGCTCCCTCTGCATCGGCGATACGGTCCTTATGCGGCATGATGGCGCCGAAAAATTCTATGTCGTCCAACGTCTCTCGGAAAGAGACTATAATTTTCGGGAAGTTTCGGATGGGCGGCCGGCTACGAAGATCCATGATCCCATCCGAATCAGATCGGCTGACAAACTGCGGCAATTCGGGCTGACGAAACTTTCCGTGGACCCGTTGGGCGAATATCGCCGGGCGCATGACTAA
- a CDS encoding glycosyltransferase, translating into MSVPAIHQILNGFADGDAISNCARVLRDLARRRGAASEIFAPAAHVAPAVRGECRPLEEYQGRAGDLVLHHYSIASPAVERFLESPASRVLVYHNITPAEFFRGFDDAVAAQLARARERLPDVVRRADACWAVSEFNAAELRASGARDPAVFPLVFDPTPLDVPDDPDVRIRFRRRLTTFLTVGRIAPNKRLEVLIEAFNWYHKTLDPFSRLVIVGSDRSCPRYFAMLRMLAGDFDLPNVCFEGFASPRGLPTYYRCADVYVSTSDHEGYCLPLLEAMYCGVPVVAHAIGGMPEAMGGAGVLYEGLTTAELAVLLHKIANDRAVRREVLASQQRRIDQVRARNLEAEFDALLARVPRR; encoded by the coding sequence ATGTCCGTCCCCGCCATCCATCAAATCCTTAACGGATTCGCCGACGGCGACGCCATCTCGAATTGCGCGCGCGTCCTCCGCGATCTCGCGCGCCGGCGCGGGGCGGCCTCGGAAATCTTCGCCCCCGCCGCGCACGTCGCGCCCGCCGTTCGCGGCGAGTGCCGCCCGCTGGAGGAATATCAGGGCCGCGCGGGCGATCTCGTGCTGCACCATTACTCGATCGCCTCGCCGGCAGTCGAACGATTCCTCGAGTCCCCCGCGTCCCGGGTTCTTGTCTACCACAACATTACCCCCGCCGAATTTTTCCGCGGATTCGACGACGCGGTTGCCGCCCAGCTCGCCCGCGCGCGCGAGCGGCTGCCGGATGTCGTCCGGCGCGCCGATGCCTGCTGGGCCGTCTCTGAATTCAACGCGGCGGAACTGCGCGCCTCAGGCGCACGCGATCCTGCCGTGTTCCCCCTAGTGTTCGATCCCACCCCGCTCGATGTGCCGGACGACCCCGACGTCCGCATCCGATTCCGGCGCAGGCTCACCACCTTTCTCACCGTCGGCCGCATCGCCCCTAACAAGCGGCTCGAAGTGCTGATCGAGGCGTTCAACTGGTATCACAAAACCCTCGATCCTTTTAGTCGGCTCGTGATCGTCGGCTCCGACCGCAGTTGCCCTCGGTATTTTGCGATGCTCCGGATGCTCGCGGGCGACTTCGATCTACCGAACGTCTGCTTCGAAGGGTTCGCATCGCCCCGCGGCCTGCCGACCTATTACCGCTGCGCGGACGTTTACGTGTCTACGAGCGATCATGAAGGCTACTGCCTGCCGCTGCTCGAGGCGATGTACTGCGGCGTACCCGTGGTCGCCCATGCCATCGGCGGCATGCCCGAGGCGATGGGCGGCGCGGGCGTCTTGTATGAAGGGCTCACGACGGCAGAACTGGCGGTACTCTTGCACAAGATCGCGAATGATCGCGCCGTTCGCCGCGAAGTCTTAGCCTCTCAGCAACGTCGAATCGATCAGGTCCGCGCGCGAAATCTGGAGGCCGAATTCGACGCGCTGCTCGCGCGCGTGCCGCGCCGCTAA
- a CDS encoding YihY family inner membrane protein, producing the protein MIAGRSNLRARLRSIFDLDAWPAEISTLKGLKGLAIRLIRIGQLVVRGFREDDLAIHAAALTFSTLLALVPLLTLAFAILKGFGGAEEAMDRIADAVASMPAQFREFVLITTDLVLRANLRTLGWIGVAVLFVTAVQTLGSIEASFNRIWGVSESRSLWRKFTNYTSVVVAVPVLIMAGFAVSASLKTQFLSSALAVEGRHLLAVLMPAAPLATAWFAFFLLFIFMPNTHVRRRAAAAGALVTALLWLGWQRLYISMQVSLSRYDAVYGAFASIPIFLIWLYVGWMIILLGAEIAFAFQHHATYPLERIAARASVQARLALAISLLVEAARALRGERETVDLAAYAADRQVPIRLVNEVAAQLARVGLLAERADAPGSVVLLRDPDRLTVGSVVERLLEDGAAPESLRPERLDSATSAALADLRRRLVSAMDDQTLSVLVERAI; encoded by the coding sequence ATGATCGCTGGCCGATCCAACCTGCGCGCCCGGCTTCGGAGCATTTTCGACCTCGACGCGTGGCCAGCGGAAATTTCGACGTTGAAGGGGCTCAAAGGATTAGCCATCCGGCTTATCCGGATCGGCCAGCTCGTCGTACGCGGCTTCCGGGAGGACGACCTCGCCATCCATGCCGCCGCCCTCACGTTCTCCACGCTGCTTGCGCTGGTGCCCCTGCTGACCCTCGCCTTTGCCATTCTCAAGGGATTTGGCGGCGCTGAAGAAGCGATGGACCGCATAGCGGATGCCGTCGCCTCCATGCCTGCGCAATTTCGCGAATTCGTCCTGATAACGACCGACCTGGTCCTGCGCGCCAACCTCCGCACGCTCGGGTGGATCGGCGTAGCGGTGTTGTTCGTAACCGCGGTGCAGACCCTGGGCAGTATTGAGGCTTCGTTCAACCGCATTTGGGGCGTGTCGGAGTCTCGCTCGCTCTGGCGGAAATTTACCAACTACACTTCGGTTGTCGTGGCGGTGCCGGTCCTGATTATGGCGGGGTTTGCCGTCAGCGCCTCTCTCAAAACCCAGTTTTTGTCGAGCGCCCTCGCCGTCGAAGGTCGGCATCTTCTCGCTGTGCTCATGCCGGCTGCCCCCCTTGCCACCGCGTGGTTCGCGTTTTTTCTGCTGTTCATCTTCATGCCGAATACGCATGTCCGCCGCCGCGCCGCTGCCGCAGGGGCGCTTGTGACCGCCCTGCTCTGGCTCGGCTGGCAACGCCTCTACATTTCCATGCAGGTCTCCCTGTCGCGCTACGACGCGGTCTATGGCGCGTTCGCGTCCATCCCGATTTTTCTCATCTGGCTCTATGTGGGGTGGATGATCATCCTGCTCGGCGCGGAAATCGCCTTCGCGTTCCAGCACCACGCCACATACCCCCTCGAGCGCATCGCTGCCCGCGCGAGCGTCCAGGCCCGCCTCGCGCTGGCCATCTCGCTGTTGGTTGAAGCCGCCCGTGCGCTTCGCGGCGAGCGAGAGACCGTGGACCTGGCCGCCTACGCCGCTGACCGGCAGGTCCCCATCCGCCTCGTGAACGAGGTGGCCGCGCAGCTCGCGCGCGTCGGCCTGCTCGCCGAACGCGCCGACGCCCCTGGCAGCGTCGTCCTGTTGCGCGATCCCGATCGGTTGACGGTAGGGTCCGTCGTGGAGCGGCTCCTCGAGGACGGGGCCGCGCCGGAAAGCCTGCGGCCCGAACGGCTGGACTCTGCGACCAGCGCCGCGCTGGCCGACTTGCGCCGGCGCTTGGTATCGGCGATGGACGACCAAACCCTCAGCGTGCTCGTTGAGCGTGCGATATGA
- a CDS encoding NUDIX hydrolase has protein sequence MHEKTLSRNTAFAGRLVRVETLDVELEDGRRAYRELVRHPGAICVWLRAPDGRWAFVRQFRCGAQKEMLEVVAGILDPNEPPEDAARREVREETGFSLKRLVRLGVLYPTPGYVEERIVCFYGEADAAGPRDLDHDERLVLELLTDEEFRARVRNGQIEDAKTLAAWALYRECIADPRAP, from the coding sequence ATGCACGAGAAAACTCTGTCGCGAAATACGGCGTTCGCGGGCCGCCTCGTCCGCGTCGAAACCCTGGATGTGGAATTGGAGGACGGCCGTCGCGCCTACCGAGAACTCGTCCGCCACCCGGGCGCGATCTGCGTCTGGCTCCGGGCCCCCGACGGCCGATGGGCCTTTGTCCGGCAATTCAGATGCGGCGCGCAAAAGGAAATGCTCGAGGTCGTCGCCGGGATCCTGGATCCCAACGAGCCGCCGGAGGACGCCGCCCGCCGCGAAGTTCGGGAGGAAACCGGCTTTTCCCTCAAACGCCTTGTTCGGCTCGGCGTGCTCTACCCGACGCCCGGTTACGTCGAAGAACGGATCGTCTGCTTCTACGGCGAGGCAGATGCGGCAGGGCCGCGCGACCTCGACCACGACGAGCGCCTCGTGCTTGAGTTGCTCACGGACGAAGAATTTCGCGCCCGCGTTCGCAACGGGCAGATCGAGGACGCCAAAACCCTCGCCGCGTGGGCGCTGTATCGGGAATGCATCGCGGACCCGCGCGCTCCATGA
- a CDS encoding deoxyguanosinetriphosphate triphosphohydrolase, whose product MLRSRKETEALEDQTLAPYAARSACSRGRRYPEPPHEHRTEFQRDRDRILHSRCFRRLEYKTQVFINGTADHYRTRLTHTLEMAAVGRTLARALGANADLTEAIALAHDIGHSPFGHAGEETLNELMADHGGFDHNVQSVRWVEELESSYPGFPGLNLTWEVRAGLFKHQAAIPGFCVDGHPIGPHQMIEAQMADVADDMTYCAHDVDDGLEAGLLTEDLLLRTEAWRRAAERVRRQYGDLPEPKRLAAGVRALLDMQVEDVLRHTEAQLDRFKPDSPAAVMNCPERICGYSFEMREIMRDFRKFLFENMYWSPMVETANREATAMMRRLFLHYVAHPETMGRKAQARIPKDGIWRAACDYLSGMTDRYALAEYLKFGLDREAPAAQ is encoded by the coding sequence GTGCTGCGTTCGAGAAAAGAAACGGAGGCTCTCGAGGATCAGACGCTGGCGCCCTATGCGGCGCGGAGCGCCTGCAGCCGGGGTCGGCGCTATCCGGAACCTCCGCACGAACATCGCACGGAATTCCAGCGCGATCGCGACCGCATCCTGCACAGCCGCTGCTTTCGGCGGCTCGAGTACAAAACGCAGGTGTTCATCAATGGCACTGCGGATCACTACCGAACCCGGCTGACGCATACGCTGGAGATGGCGGCCGTGGGGCGGACACTCGCGCGCGCGCTGGGCGCGAATGCCGATTTGACCGAGGCGATTGCCCTCGCGCACGACATCGGGCACAGCCCGTTTGGACACGCTGGAGAGGAGACCTTGAACGAGTTGATGGCGGACCACGGTGGCTTCGACCATAACGTGCAGAGCGTGCGGTGGGTCGAGGAGCTGGAATCCAGTTATCCGGGGTTTCCCGGGCTGAACCTGACCTGGGAAGTTCGGGCGGGGCTCTTTAAGCACCAAGCGGCAATTCCTGGTTTTTGCGTGGACGGCCATCCCATCGGGCCCCATCAAATGATTGAGGCGCAGATGGCGGATGTCGCCGACGACATGACGTATTGCGCGCACGATGTGGATGACGGGCTGGAGGCGGGTCTGCTGACAGAGGACTTGCTGCTCCGGACAGAGGCGTGGCGCCGCGCGGCGGAACGCGTCCGCCGTCAGTACGGCGACCTGCCGGAGCCGAAGCGGTTGGCCGCCGGCGTGCGCGCGCTGCTAGACATGCAGGTCGAGGATGTGCTGCGGCATACGGAGGCTCAGCTCGACCGGTTCAAGCCCGATTCTCCGGCCGCGGTAATGAACTGCCCTGAACGGATCTGCGGCTACAGCTTTGAGATGCGGGAAATCATGCGCGATTTCCGAAAGTTTTTGTTCGAGAACATGTATTGGTCGCCAATGGTGGAGACCGCAAACCGCGAGGCCACGGCGATGATGCGGCGACTCTTTCTCCACTATGTTGCGCATCCCGAGACGATGGGCCGGAAGGCGCAGGCGCGGATCCCGAAGGACGGGATTTGGCGCGCGGCCTGCGACTATTTGTCCGGGATGACCGACCGGTACGCGCTGGCCGAATACCTGAAATTCGGGCTCGACCGGGAGGCGCCGGCGGCTCAGTAG
- a CDS encoding undecaprenyl-phosphate glucose phosphotransferase: MRSRDSFDAKCSLLAVVADAAAIFGGFLLAVWIRFDSGWLEVPRGHPPRGMYVYAALVVTILMLLIFRALNLYQRPQYGHFVDKIPRIVRATGLGMLLAMALAFVIQIDPPFSRLATAIGFVTVTLLVVLERNILFASERHWAKYQAAKRRVILLGAGPTAAKLRSKLEGEPRRRCRVVACIPVAGEEPDPALPRDLVRAGLADLPRLMEAGDIDAVVVTQPNAIPHEQLVEIILQCERSLADFLMVPDLFRMLTTRVDVQNVDDIPLIGVGKWPLDYFLNRVIKRAEDIVGAIVGLIVSAPILAVAAIAIKRESPGPVFYKQERCGEKGRVFTLYKLRTMRVDAEAQTGPVWASPDDPRRTRVGAFLRKYNLDELPQFWNVLKGDMSLVGPRPERPFFVEQFKDDISRYMWRHVHKPGMTGWAQVNGYRGQSDLRKRIELDLWYLENWSLALDFKILVRTFFSRENAY; this comes from the coding sequence ATGCGGAGCCGGGACAGTTTCGACGCGAAATGCAGCCTGCTGGCGGTCGTAGCGGATGCTGCGGCCATCTTCGGTGGGTTCCTGCTCGCCGTGTGGATCCGATTCGATTCCGGCTGGCTCGAGGTGCCGCGCGGGCACCCGCCGCGCGGGATGTACGTCTATGCCGCGCTGGTGGTGACCATCCTGATGTTGTTGATCTTCCGTGCGCTGAACCTCTACCAACGGCCACAATACGGGCACTTCGTTGACAAAATTCCTCGGATCGTTCGCGCCACGGGACTTGGGATGCTGCTCGCGATGGCGCTTGCGTTTGTGATCCAGATCGATCCGCCCTTTTCCCGACTCGCCACCGCGATCGGCTTCGTGACGGTCACTTTGCTGGTGGTTTTGGAGCGCAACATTCTGTTCGCCAGCGAGCGCCACTGGGCGAAGTACCAGGCTGCCAAACGCCGCGTCATCCTGCTCGGCGCCGGTCCGACAGCGGCCAAGCTCCGTTCGAAGCTCGAAGGGGAGCCGCGCCGCCGTTGCCGGGTCGTGGCCTGCATCCCCGTGGCTGGCGAGGAGCCCGACCCCGCCCTCCCGCGCGACCTGGTCCGCGCCGGACTTGCGGACCTCCCGCGGCTCATGGAGGCGGGCGACATCGATGCCGTGGTCGTTACGCAGCCCAATGCGATTCCACATGAGCAGCTTGTGGAGATCATTCTGCAGTGCGAGCGCAGCCTCGCGGATTTTCTGATGGTGCCGGACCTATTCCGGATGCTGACGACGCGAGTGGATGTCCAGAACGTGGACGACATTCCGCTGATCGGCGTGGGCAAATGGCCGCTCGATTACTTTCTCAACCGCGTCATCAAGCGGGCGGAGGACATCGTCGGCGCGATCGTCGGCCTCATCGTGTCAGCGCCGATCCTTGCGGTGGCCGCCATCGCGATCAAACGCGAATCGCCGGGCCCTGTCTTCTACAAGCAGGAGCGCTGCGGCGAAAAAGGGCGCGTCTTTACGCTCTACAAACTCCGCACGATGCGGGTGGACGCCGAAGCGCAAACCGGGCCGGTATGGGCGTCCCCGGACGACCCTCGCCGGACGCGGGTGGGCGCCTTTCTCCGGAAATACAACCTCGACGAGCTGCCCCAGTTCTGGAACGTCCTGAAGGGCGATATGAGCCTTGTCGGGCCGCGCCCGGAACGGCCGTTTTTCGTCGAGCAGTTCAAGGACGACATCAGCCGATACATGTGGCGCCACGTCCACAAGCCGGGCATGACCGGCTGGGCGCAGGTGAACGGCTACCGCGGGCAGAGCGATCTGCGCAAGCGCATCGAGCTGGACCTGTGGTACCTTGAAAACTGGTCGCTCGCGCTCGACTTCAAGATTCTCGTTCGGACCTTTTTCTCGCGCGAAAACGCCTACTGA
- a CDS encoding 3'-5' exonuclease translates to MLPIQTDRPLAVFDIESTGTNVRTDRIIDLAIVKLLPNGARESHAFRVNPGIPIPPESSRVHGIRDEDVKDCPPFKAIAKQVAAILENCDLCGYNVLRFDIPLLCEEFSRAEVPFSLEGRRIVDPQRIFHKREPRDLSAALMFYTGKRHDGAHGAMDDVLATIAVLEGQFARYADLPRSIEELSEYCNPKRPEWVDSTGKLKWVDGEVVINFGAKQGMKLRDLVKVDPGFLRWMMERNFPRDTTEIVANALGGKFPEPPGGDSGG, encoded by the coding sequence ATGTTGCCGATCCAGACCGACCGCCCCCTTGCCGTCTTCGACATTGAATCCACCGGCACCAACGTACGTACAGACCGCATCATCGACCTGGCCATCGTGAAACTCCTGCCGAATGGCGCGCGCGAATCGCATGCATTCCGCGTCAATCCTGGGATCCCCATTCCGCCCGAGTCGTCTCGCGTTCACGGCATTCGCGATGAGGACGTAAAGGATTGCCCGCCCTTCAAGGCGATCGCGAAACAAGTGGCCGCCATCCTCGAGAATTGCGATCTGTGCGGCTACAACGTGCTTCGATTCGACATCCCCCTGCTCTGCGAGGAATTTTCGCGGGCCGAGGTCCCGTTCAGCCTCGAGGGCCGGCGCATCGTCGACCCTCAACGCATCTTCCACAAACGCGAGCCAAGGGATCTGTCCGCGGCCCTCATGTTTTACACCGGCAAACGTCACGATGGCGCGCACGGCGCCATGGATGACGTGCTCGCGACCATCGCCGTGCTGGAGGGCCAGTTCGCGCGCTATGCTGATCTACCGCGGTCCATCGAGGAACTGAGCGAGTATTGCAACCCGAAACGTCCGGAGTGGGTCGATTCGACGGGAAAACTCAAGTGGGTTGACGGCGAGGTAGTGATCAATTTTGGGGCCAAACAAGGCATGAAGTTGAGGGACCTGGTCAAAGTCGACCCGGGGTTCCTCCGTTGGATGATGGAGCGAAATTTCCCGCGCGATACCACCGAGATCGTCGCCAACGCGCTCGGAGGCAAGTTTCCGGAGCCGCCCGGCGGGGACTCGGGCGGGTGA
- the hpt gene encoding hypoxanthine phosphoribosyltransferase encodes MRPHHIRDVLITAEQIAARVDELVVEMQAACRSENFVMIGILRGSFIFLADLARALYHHHVRPRIDFMTLESYGSGTESSGVVRVVKDVRMDVSGADVMLVDDILDTGRTLAFASRHLLDRGARSVKTVALLDKPSRRVIPFEADFVGFRVPDEFVVGYGLDYDSYYRELPYITKVTFIDGGPS; translated from the coding sequence ATGAGACCGCACCACATCCGGGACGTACTGATCACGGCTGAGCAGATTGCGGCGCGTGTCGATGAGCTGGTGGTCGAAATGCAGGCGGCCTGCCGCAGCGAAAACTTCGTGATGATCGGGATCCTCCGTGGAAGCTTTATTTTCCTCGCGGACTTAGCGCGCGCGCTATACCACCATCACGTCCGGCCGCGCATCGATTTCATGACGCTCGAGAGCTACGGCAGCGGGACGGAATCGTCCGGCGTCGTGCGCGTGGTCAAGGATGTGCGGATGGATGTGTCCGGCGCGGATGTCATGCTGGTAGACGACATTCTGGACACAGGTCGGACACTGGCTTTTGCGTCGCGGCATTTGCTCGATCGAGGGGCCCGTTCGGTCAAGACGGTCGCGCTGCTGGACAAGCCATCCCGCCGCGTGATTCCGTTTGAGGCGGACTTCGTGGGCTTCCGGGTGCCGGACGAGTTCGTCGTGGGATACGGTCTGGATTACGACAGCTACTACCGCGAGCTGCCGTACATCACCAAGGTCACGTTCATCGACGGCGGGCCTTCCTGA
- a CDS encoding PUR family DNA/RNA-binding protein has protein sequence MDTSISSEKLQIERKQFYFDLKENPRGRFLRITEEVAGRRDSIIIPATGLEQFRRIIDAMIRATDEEPLGQPRTSP, from the coding sequence ATGGATACATCGATCTCTTCGGAGAAGCTTCAAATCGAGCGGAAGCAGTTTTATTTTGACCTAAAGGAAAATCCACGGGGTCGCTTTTTACGAATCACAGAAGAAGTCGCGGGGCGGCGCGACTCGATTATCATCCCGGCCACCGGCCTTGAGCAGTTTCGCAGGATCATCGACGCGATGATCCGAGCCACGGACGAGGAGCCGCTGGGCCAGCCGCGGACGAGCCCCTGA